The genomic region CGAGCTGCCGTCGACGATTCGCTACATGAACGAAACGTGCCACGTGCTGTTCAACGGCCCGCGCGAAGGCGCTGCGCCGAAGCGATGGGCTCCTTCGGGCTCGTCGAGCGGGCGCCCGCCCGTCGCCGCGCGCCTGCCGCGCCCTCTCGTCGAAGTGCTGGCCCAGAAGCCGGTGCCGCGCTCTTGCGTCATCCAGCGCGACGTCGGCGACGGGCGCCGGCCGATCTTCGTCGAGATCCGGCCCTATACGTTCGGCAACGAAGCCGATGCGCAGACGCGAAGCGGCTACGTCGTCGTGTGCCGCAGCGCCGATACCGAGATCGAAGTGGAAGAGACGGCCCTGCGCGCCGCGTTTCACCTGACGGCGTCGGAGGCCCGGGTCTGCGCCGCGCTGCTGGCCGGCGAGAACATCTTCAGCCTGGCGCTCCGGCTCAACATCAGCCCCCAGACCGCGCGCACGCATGTGAAGCACATTTTCGAGAAGACCTACACCACCCGCCAATCGGAGCTGATGAAGCTGCTGGTGTCGGTCGCGCGTGGCAAAATAGCGAAGTCGACGGCTTCCGGGGAAAGCGCGCCGCGCCTGCCGCAAGGTGCATGGCCGTTCAAGCGGCCCGGCGGTCTCTCGGCGGATTAGGATTGCGGGGGCGCCGATCGCGCCCGCCATGCTGGGTGCGCCTCTAGTCCGGCACGCCCGCCAAGCCGGGAGCGGTGAACAGGGGTAAGGCGTCCGCGCGTTGCTCGGGGTCGGGGTCGCGAGCGCTTGGCTTCTCGGCATACAGGCTTGAATCGCCGCGGCCCGCCTCCGCCAGATCGACCCTGCTCCGGCCTTCCCGTGCGGCTGTGGTCGCGCGCGCGGGCTGAACCGTTGGGCCCGCCTGCGGCGCCTGGCGCTCCGCCACCGCGATGCAATCCTGCTTTTGCTGCATGAGCGTGTCGCAGATGGCGCGGGCGCCGGCGGCCGAAGTGAACGGCCCGATGTGCGCACGGTAAAAGCGCCCCCGCGCCGCAAGATCGACGGGTTGAATACGCGTCTGTGCGCCGCCCAACACCGCCTCGAAGCGGCCACGGGCGGCTGCAAGCTGCCGCTCGGCGAGGCGAATATCCTGGTGCGAGCCGATTTGAACGAAGTAGTGGCCGACAGGATCGGCGTGCGCCTTTGAAGGATCGACGAATATTTCCCGCATGACTCCGCGCGAGACCATTTGCAGAAGCCACGTTTGAACTTCCCGCGTCGCTTCGACGGCGACGGCGGGATCCTGCTCTCCGGCAGGCGGGGCCGCAGGCCCGATGAGCACGAAGCCCGGATTCGGGAGCGCGTCGCCCGCCGTCGTGACCGGCGCGGCTTGACCGCTGGCCGTCTCGATCTGCGGTGGCGGCTCCTCCGTGCCCTGCAGGTCGCGACCCGATGAGCTTTCCGGCAACAAAGGCGCCAGGGCCCAGCTTAGCCACGGTGGGTGTTCGGACATTCCTTCGCGTTCGACGCACGCCGCCAGGATCCCGGCTCCTGTAACAGCGATCACCATCGCGCCCCAGCGTGTCAACGCCCGACCAGCGTCTTTGAGATGCCAGCGAGCAATCGACACCCCATCCCCATCGCGCATCACGTATCCCCGCACTTTTCTTTTGGTTGGCCGTGCTAGCAGCCTTCGTCGCGTTCGCAATACCCAATACGAGGTAGCGGCATTCAAGATGGCATTGCGCCACGCTGCACGCGGCACGAACGGCAAGACAAAAGGGTTCCGGCGGCATTGGCTACGCCTTGTAAACTCAGGCGATGTCGAACTCTGCTTGAAGCGCTCGGCCGGACGGCAGGACACGTGGCTTCGATGCACACCTCGGGACTTCGCAGCCCGCGCGCCGCGTCGAAATGATCGATCCGGACCAAAACCTCACCCAAAAGGAGTATTGCGCGTCGTTATGGGACACATAGTGTGACTGTCTCATCCGGCATCGGGGGAATGTCACAGAATCTCAGCAGGCAGCTTCGCATTCTGAAAGAGCCGGTGCGGAGCAAGCGCGGCGCTGTCGCTGCGAAAAATCAGGCAGCGGCCGACATCGGCGCGCGCATACTTTCCAGCGGCGGAAACGCGATAGACGCCGCCATCGCCGCTGCGTTTGCCCTGTCCATACTCGAGCCCTGGACGAGCGGGCTCGGCAGCAATGGATGCATGACGGTCTGGGATGCGCGCAAATGCCGGGGCCAAGTCGTCGACTTCGCCGGCGCGCCGCCGCGACGGACACCGAACGCCGAGTCGGATTGGCCCGGCGCGTTCGCGCTAAAGGAGGATGCAGACGCGGCGCATGACGAACACGCGTATCGGTCGATCGCCGTGCCGGGACTGGCCGAAGGGCTTTGGACCGCTCATGTGTTCGCGACGAAACCGTGGACTGAGCTCTTGGCGCCCGCGATCGAGCTCTGCGAGGAAGGGCTGGAGCTCGATTGGTACGGGCTTCTCACGATCGGATCGGCCGCAAACGAGCTTTCGCGGTTTCCCGCGTCGCGAAACTGGTTTCTACCGTTGGGCTACCCCTCCTCCATCACCGGAATCAATCGCTTTCGCTTGCGAAACCCTGCCTTGACGGCGACTCTCAAGGCGCTGGCGGAACGCGGCGGGCGCGATTTCTACGAGGGATCGATCGCGCACGCCTTCGCAAGCGATGCCGTGGAGGGCGGGGCGCTGATCGACAAGGCCGATCTCCATGCCTATCGCGCGCAATTGCTCGAACCCGCCGTGGTCATGCGCGGGGGAAAGCGGTTTCTGATGCCGCCGCACGCCGCCATCGGCAAGATGTTCCGCGAGATCATCGGCG from Planctomycetia bacterium harbors:
- a CDS encoding helix-turn-helix transcriptional regulator; the protein is MQQDEANARDELIAAIYGAASEVLPASRPLELLSAMTRSDKAFVAHYNFEERRGAIIASFNVEPNFIDTYRDIYAAENPWLARSSYFQAEGLVWRGSDIVPNEALAQTSFFQLFMYGQVIRNTAHLVIRVRGANVIHVMLSRRSHAEEYDDAALAICRLYALHARQAIEVNGAVGTRRFVELGFETAIEELAAGVALVELPSTIRYMNETCHVLFNGPREGAAPKRWAPSGSSSGRPPVAARLPRPLVEVLAQKPVPRSCVIQRDVGDGRRPIFVEIRPYTFGNEADAQTRSGYVVVCRSADTEIEVEETALRAAFHLTASEARVCAALLAGENIFSLALRLNISPQTARTHVKHIFEKTYTTRQSELMKLLVSVARGKIAKSTASGESAPRLPQGAWPFKRPGGLSAD
- a CDS encoding SPOR domain-containing protein — protein: MRDGDGVSIARWHLKDAGRALTRWGAMVIAVTGAGILAACVEREGMSEHPPWLSWALAPLLPESSSGRDLQGTEEPPPQIETASGQAAPVTTAGDALPNPGFVLIGPAAPPAGEQDPAVAVEATREVQTWLLQMVSRGVMREIFVDPSKAHADPVGHYFVQIGSHQDIRLAERQLAAARGRFEAVLGGAQTRIQPVDLAARGRFYRAHIGPFTSAAGARAICDTLMQQKQDCIAVAERQAPQAGPTVQPARATTAAREGRSRVDLAEAGRGDSSLYAEKPSARDPDPEQRADALPLFTAPGLAGVPD
- a CDS encoding gamma-glutamyltransferase — translated: MSQNLSRQLRILKEPVRSKRGAVAAKNQAAADIGARILSSGGNAIDAAIAAAFALSILEPWTSGLGSNGCMTVWDARKCRGQVVDFAGAPPRRTPNAESDWPGAFALKEDADAAHDEHAYRSIAVPGLAEGLWTAHVFATKPWTELLAPAIELCEEGLELDWYGLLTIGSAANELSRFPASRNWFLPLGYPSSITGINRFRLRNPALTATLKALAERGGRDFYEGSIAHAFASDAVEGGALIDKADLHAYRAQLLEPAVVMRGGKRFLMPPHAAIGKMFREIIGGSQEWKSTVDRSTFLKYAHLFSAAHAEYSNVGAEIPDGWSSHVSVIDGEGNMASLSQSLGSTFGSKIVLPETGILVNNAAPATRDRPSDTDPSRGAVRTTNHLLPMLGVSGDRPWLALGVSGDRHILPTIVQLISFLIDFGFSVEDAFSHPRIGIRRPGEIQIDSTASLDVRQAIEQVFRVAELPFSLYPFSRPCAVAVGVDFFSGDRIAMTETSEPWAGSSAAH